One Desulfovibrio legallii genomic region harbors:
- a CDS encoding ACP S-malonyltransferase, whose translation MTQPILLFPGQGAQLPGMGRDLADADAEAMDLWKQAERCSGLPLREIYWEGDEAAMSDTRALQPALTVVGLNLWRAVSGRVRPCGAAGHSLGEYNALAAADVLSPQSVLEITALRGRLMAEADPQGLGGMAAILKLEQPQVEALVEETLADAAGPLRIANYNTPTQFVISGAKEAVALACRKAKEHKGRGLELKVSGAFHSPLLAEANRELGAQLRKAVWRKPRFPVYSNVTGKAVRDGESARETMLEQMTSAVLWMDAVRSQYADGARRWLELGPKALLGKMVAPCFSSLADPATLRIDLVCDGESAAALEN comes from the coding sequence ATGACCCAGCCCATTCTGCTTTTCCCCGGTCAAGGGGCGCAACTGCCCGGCATGGGGCGCGACTTGGCCGACGCCGACGCTGAAGCCATGGATCTCTGGAAACAGGCCGAACGCTGCAGCGGGCTGCCCCTGCGCGAAATATACTGGGAAGGCGACGAGGCCGCCATGAGCGATACCCGCGCCCTGCAGCCCGCCCTCACCGTGGTGGGGCTGAACCTCTGGCGGGCCGTGTCCGGCCGGGTGCGCCCCTGCGGGGCCGCGGGCCACAGCCTGGGCGAATACAACGCCCTGGCCGCCGCAGATGTGCTCAGCCCCCAGAGCGTGCTGGAAATCACCGCCCTGCGCGGCCGCCTTATGGCCGAAGCCGATCCTCAGGGTCTGGGCGGCATGGCCGCCATCCTCAAGCTGGAGCAGCCACAGGTGGAGGCGCTGGTGGAGGAAACCCTGGCCGACGCCGCAGGCCCCCTGCGCATTGCCAACTACAATACCCCCACCCAGTTCGTGATCAGCGGGGCCAAAGAGGCCGTGGCGCTGGCCTGCCGAAAGGCCAAGGAGCATAAAGGCCGCGGCCTGGAGCTCAAGGTCAGCGGGGCCTTCCACAGCCCCCTGCTGGCCGAGGCCAACCGGGAATTGGGCGCGCAGCTGCGCAAGGCCGTGTGGCGCAAGCCCCGCTTCCCCGTGTACAGCAACGTTACGGGCAAGGCCGTGCGCGATGGCGAAAGCGCGCGGGAGACCATGCTGGAGCAGATGACGTCTGCCGTGCTCTGGATGGACGCCGTCCGCAGCCAGTACGCCGACGGCGCGCGCCGCTGGCTGGAGCTGGGCCCCAAAGCCCTGCTGGGCAAGATGGTGGCCCCCTGCTTCAGCAGCCTGGCCGATCCCGCCACGTTACGCATTGATCTGGTCTGCGACGGCGAAAGCGCCGCCGCCCTGGAAAACTGA
- a CDS encoding 16S rRNA (guanine(527)-N(7))-methyltransferase RsmG: protein MQQETVDRAALARLATDAGVALPPAAVEPLAVYLELLARWNRAMNLVGPHAWREIFNRLVVDSLHLGPFLRRLPLPAAPLTWDLGAGAGLPGVPLRLIWPDGAYYMVEVREKRAIFLSNALARLDLPGTHVFRGAVEHFFQGQCCPADCIVSRAFMPWRELLDLVRDRLRPQGLLVCLALEPAPARLPAPWRCVDQQSYTAAGHGRWLWALSPDAAA from the coding sequence ATGCAGCAGGAAACGGTAGACAGGGCGGCGCTGGCCCGCCTGGCGACGGACGCTGGCGTGGCGCTGCCCCCGGCGGCGGTGGAACCTTTGGCGGTATATCTGGAATTGCTGGCCCGCTGGAATCGGGCTATGAACCTGGTGGGGCCGCACGCCTGGCGGGAGATTTTTAACCGCCTGGTGGTGGACAGCCTGCACCTGGGGCCTTTTTTGCGGCGGCTGCCCCTGCCCGCGGCCCCCTTGACCTGGGATCTGGGCGCGGGCGCGGGCCTGCCGGGGGTGCCCTTGCGGCTGATCTGGCCCGACGGGGCCTACTATATGGTGGAAGTGCGCGAAAAACGCGCCATCTTTCTCTCCAATGCCCTGGCCCGCCTGGACCTGCCCGGCACGCACGTTTTTCGCGGCGCGGTGGAGCACTTTTTTCAGGGTCAGTGCTGCCCGGCGGACTGCATTGTAAGCCGGGCCTTCATGCCCTGGCGGGAACTGCTGGACCTGGTGCGCGACCGGCTGCGGCCGCAGGGCCTGCTGGTTTGCCTGGCCCTGGAGCCCGCGCCTGCCCGCCTGCCCGCGCCCTGGCGCTGCGTGGACCAGCAGTCCTACACGGCGGCGGGCCACGGCCGCTGGCTTTGGGCGCTCAGCCCTGACGCAGCGGCCTGA
- the argS gene encoding arginine--tRNA ligase yields the protein MRATETLRTALAAILEEEGLPWPAKTVIEPPRDAKHGDLSTNLALLLAKEAKTSPRELAQRLAARLPERCQDVAAAEAAGPGFCNVTFSPDYWRGVIPAVEAAGPAYGTSAAGDGRKVLLEYVSANPTGPLHVGHGRGAAVGDSLARLLRRAGYAVDTEYYINDAGRQMRLLGLSVWLRAQELAGRPVTWPEEYYRGDYIIDIAREMLAADPSLADLPDAQGQDVCYEKAMTDILNGIKADLREFRVEHQHWFSEKTLVEGGAVAAAFDALTRAGYTYEQDGAFWFATQKLGDDKDRVLRKSDGSLTYFASDIAYHHDKYARGYQWCIDVWGADHHGYVPRMRAAVAAMGRPQEDFDVVLIQLVNLLRDGKPVSMSTRAGTFETLADVIKEVGVDAARFMFLSRKSDSPLDFDLDLVKQRSLDNPVYYVQYAHARICAVLRRAGERGATLPAAVAAADLAPLDTPEDLALLRKAAGFEDMIAAAARNLGVHHVSHYLTELAGLLHSYYAKHQVLLPDDAPRTLARLALLRAVAQVLRNGLDVLGVSAPESM from the coding sequence ATGCGCGCCACAGAAACCCTGCGCACGGCCCTTGCGGCCATTCTTGAAGAGGAAGGCCTGCCCTGGCCTGCCAAAACCGTTATTGAACCACCGCGCGACGCCAAACACGGCGATCTTTCCACCAATCTGGCCCTGCTTCTGGCCAAAGAGGCCAAAACCAGTCCGCGTGAGCTGGCCCAGCGCCTGGCCGCCCGCCTGCCGGAGCGCTGCCAGGATGTGGCCGCCGCGGAAGCCGCGGGCCCCGGCTTCTGCAACGTGACCTTCAGCCCGGACTACTGGCGCGGGGTGATCCCCGCCGTGGAGGCCGCAGGCCCGGCCTATGGCACGAGCGCGGCGGGCGACGGCCGCAAGGTGCTGCTGGAATACGTCTCCGCCAACCCCACAGGCCCGCTGCATGTAGGCCACGGCCGCGGGGCCGCCGTGGGCGACAGCCTGGCCCGGCTTCTGCGCCGGGCGGGCTACGCCGTGGATACGGAATACTACATCAACGACGCGGGCCGCCAGATGCGCCTGCTGGGCCTTTCCGTCTGGCTGCGGGCGCAGGAGCTGGCGGGCCGCCCTGTCACCTGGCCGGAAGAATACTACAGGGGCGACTACATCATCGACATCGCCCGCGAGATGCTCGCCGCGGACCCCTCCCTGGCGGACCTGCCCGATGCGCAGGGCCAGGACGTCTGCTACGAGAAGGCCATGACGGACATCCTCAACGGCATCAAGGCGGACCTGCGGGAGTTCCGGGTGGAGCACCAGCACTGGTTCTCCGAAAAAACCCTGGTGGAGGGCGGGGCCGTGGCCGCCGCCTTTGACGCTCTGACCCGCGCGGGCTATACCTACGAACAGGACGGGGCCTTCTGGTTCGCCACGCAGAAGCTGGGGGACGACAAAGACCGCGTGCTGCGCAAGTCTGACGGCAGCCTCACCTATTTTGCCTCCGACATCGCCTACCACCACGATAAATACGCCCGCGGCTACCAGTGGTGCATCGACGTCTGGGGCGCGGACCACCACGGCTATGTGCCGCGTATGCGCGCCGCCGTTGCGGCCATGGGGCGGCCGCAGGAAGATTTCGACGTGGTGCTCATCCAGCTGGTCAACCTGCTGCGGGACGGCAAGCCCGTGAGCATGTCCACCCGCGCCGGCACCTTTGAGACCCTGGCGGACGTGATCAAAGAAGTGGGCGTGGATGCGGCGCGCTTTATGTTCCTTTCCCGCAAGAGCGACAGCCCCCTGGATTTTGATCTGGATCTGGTCAAGCAGCGCAGCCTGGACAACCCCGTGTATTATGTACAGTATGCCCACGCGCGCATCTGCGCCGTGCTGCGCCGCGCCGGGGAACGGGGGGCGACCCTGCCCGCCGCCGTGGCCGCGGCGGATCTGGCCCCGCTGGACACCCCGGAAGACCTGGCCCTGCTGCGCAAGGCCGCCGGGTTTGAAGACATGATTGCGGCGGCGGCCCGCAACCTGGGCGTGCACCATGTGAGCCACTACCTCACGGAGCTGGCGGGCCTGCTGCACAGCTACTACGCCAAACACCAGGTGCTGCTGCCCGACGACGCGCCCCGCACCCTGGCCCGCCTGGCCCTGCTGCGCGCCGTGGCGCAGGTGCTGCGCAACGGCCTGGACGTGCTGGGCGTGAGCGCGCCGGAAAGCATGTAG